From a single Trueperaceae bacterium genomic region:
- a CDS encoding metal-sensitive transcriptional regulator has protein sequence MDAAQPGSANEAAAPHGADCLHLDDETRKDAVRRLKGARGHLEGVLRMLEDPGIYCVDVMKQLSAVQGAISKVNEKVLRSHIRDHVSTAILRGDTEQIVDELMEALKYRGGR, from the coding sequence ATGGACGCGGCGCAGCCCGGGTCAGCCAACGAAGCTGCCGCGCCTCATGGGGCCGACTGCCTCCACCTGGATGACGAGACTCGCAAGGACGCGGTCAGGCGGCTGAAGGGGGCCCGTGGGCATCTCGAGGGAGTACTTCGGATGCTCGAAGACCCGGGCATCTACTGCGTCGACGTGATGAAGCAGCTCAGCGCTGTCCAGGGCGCCATCAGCAAGGTCAACGAGAAGGTACTCAGGTCGCACATCCGCGATCACGTCTCTACCGCCATCCTCAGAGGCGATACCGAGCAGATCGTCGACGAACTCATGGAGGCGCTCAAGTACCGCGGCGGGCGGTAG
- a CDS encoding heavy metal translocating P-type ATPase, whose protein sequence is MDDENNDIRRTNLGVQGMTCAACSTRVERALLKVDGVREANVNLATEKATVSFGGSVGLEQLKEAITRAGYGVREELSGGEEADAEREARERESRKLRRTVVVAAILTAPILLLEMVPMIIPGLGTRLHSLVPDRIFNYLFFLLATVVQFGPGLRFYRRGWPALREGSPDMNTLVMLGSSAAYGYSVVATFWPGLLPIGTAHVYYEAAATIITLILLGKYFEARAKGRTGDAIRRLLDLRPETALLVRGSETVEVPVDEVATGDMLAVRPGERIPVDGTVSEGSSYVDESMITGEPLPVRKGEGDQVVGGTMNKTGAFRFRATQVGSDTVLARIVRMVEEAQGSKVPIQQLADRVVAVFVPIVLAVAALTFAVWLLWGPQPALTLALVNAVAVLIIACPCAMGLATPTSIMVGTGKAAEMGALFRNGAALQTLQETGVIALDKTGTLTVGRPELTDLRPADDFDRSQLLSWMASVEQYSEHPLGEAIVRAARAQGLDSSAADRFEAVPGYGVEARVDGHLVQLGAARYMDGLGIGTQPFAEEAHLLAGDGKSPIFVAVDGKLAGVAAVSDPLQEASAEAVAELHRQGLRIVMVTGDDRTTALAIARRLGIDEVVAEVLPEGKVAAVEELQGRGAKVAFVGDGINDAPALARADVGIAIGTGTDIAIESADLILMAGDLRGIPNALALSRVTMTNIRQNLFWAFFYNVILIPVAAGVLYPFFGILLSPVLAAAAMGVSSVFVLTNALRLRTFRAPMGAPSGQVEVELKRAVA, encoded by the coding sequence ATGGATGACGAAAACAACGATATCAGGCGAACGAATCTCGGCGTACAGGGCATGACCTGCGCCGCCTGCAGCACGAGGGTCGAGCGGGCCCTACTCAAGGTGGACGGAGTACGAGAGGCGAACGTGAACCTGGCGACCGAGAAGGCTACGGTGAGTTTCGGAGGCTCGGTCGGGCTCGAACAGTTGAAGGAGGCGATCACCCGGGCCGGCTACGGGGTGCGTGAGGAGCTCTCAGGCGGCGAGGAGGCCGACGCCGAGCGCGAAGCGCGCGAACGGGAGTCGCGGAAGTTGCGCCGGACGGTCGTGGTGGCCGCCATCCTCACCGCGCCGATCCTGCTGCTCGAGATGGTTCCGATGATCATCCCGGGGCTGGGCACTCGGCTCCACTCCCTGGTGCCGGACCGAATCTTCAACTACCTCTTCTTCCTGCTCGCCACGGTGGTCCAGTTCGGGCCGGGACTTCGCTTCTACCGGCGGGGCTGGCCTGCCCTGCGCGAAGGATCGCCCGACATGAACACACTGGTGATGTTGGGCTCGAGCGCCGCCTACGGTTACTCGGTCGTCGCCACCTTCTGGCCCGGCTTGCTCCCGATCGGCACGGCCCACGTCTACTACGAGGCGGCAGCTACGATCATCACCCTCATCCTGCTGGGCAAGTATTTCGAGGCCCGGGCCAAGGGCCGCACCGGCGACGCCATCCGCCGGCTGCTCGACCTGAGGCCCGAGACCGCACTTCTGGTGCGTGGCAGCGAGACGGTCGAAGTGCCGGTGGATGAGGTCGCCACCGGCGACATGCTGGCCGTTCGACCCGGCGAGAGGATCCCGGTCGACGGAACGGTATCGGAGGGATCCTCCTACGTCGACGAATCGATGATCACAGGTGAGCCGCTGCCGGTCCGCAAGGGTGAAGGCGACCAGGTGGTGGGCGGGACCATGAACAAGACCGGCGCCTTCCGGTTCAGGGCCACTCAGGTGGGAAGCGATACCGTCCTCGCCCGAATCGTGAGGATGGTAGAGGAGGCCCAGGGCTCGAAGGTGCCGATCCAGCAACTCGCCGACCGGGTGGTGGCGGTGTTCGTGCCGATCGTCCTGGCCGTCGCAGCGCTCACCTTCGCCGTCTGGCTCCTCTGGGGTCCGCAGCCGGCACTGACCCTGGCGCTGGTCAACGCGGTCGCGGTTCTGATAATCGCCTGCCCCTGCGCGATGGGTCTGGCGACCCCTACGTCGATAATGGTGGGTACGGGCAAGGCCGCCGAGATGGGGGCGCTCTTCCGCAACGGCGCGGCCCTGCAGACGTTGCAGGAGACCGGCGTGATCGCGCTCGACAAGACCGGGACGCTCACCGTTGGGAGGCCCGAACTCACCGACCTGCGACCCGCTGACGACTTCGACCGCTCCCAACTGCTGAGCTGGATGGCGAGCGTCGAACAGTACTCGGAGCACCCGCTGGGCGAGGCGATAGTGCGGGCCGCGAGGGCGCAAGGACTTGACTCGAGCGCCGCCGACCGATTCGAGGCGGTCCCCGGCTACGGGGTCGAGGCGCGGGTAGACGGCCACCTCGTTCAACTGGGAGCGGCGCGCTACATGGACGGTCTCGGTATCGGAACGCAACCTTTCGCAGAGGAGGCGCACCTGCTCGCCGGCGACGGCAAGAGCCCGATATTCGTAGCAGTCGACGGGAAACTCGCAGGCGTCGCCGCCGTGTCCGACCCGCTTCAGGAGGCCTCGGCCGAGGCTGTGGCAGAACTCCACCGGCAGGGTCTGCGGATCGTGATGGTAACCGGCGACGACCGCACCACCGCCCTCGCCATCGCCCGCCGTCTGGGCATCGACGAGGTGGTCGCCGAGGTCCTGCCCGAAGGCAAGGTGGCCGCCGTAGAGGAACTCCAGGGGCGTGGCGCCAAGGTGGCGTTCGTGGGCGACGGTATAAACGATGCACCGGCGTTGGCCCGCGCCGACGTCGGGATCGCCATCGGCACCGGCACCGACATCGCCATCGAGAGCGCCGACCTGATCCTCATGGCGGGCGACCTCCGCGGTATCCCCAACGCCCTGGCCCTCTCCCGAGTGACGATGACCAACATCCGCCAGAATCTGTTCTGGGCGTTCTTCTACAACGTCATCCTCATCCCCGTTGCCGCAGGCGTCCTCTACCCGTTCTTCGGTATCCTGCTCTCCCCCGTCCTGGCAGCGGCCGCCATGGGAGTCTCGAGCGTCTTCGTACTCACCAACGCTCTGCGTCTTCGCACCTTCCGGGCGCCCATGGGCGCCCCCAGTGGGCAGGTCGAGGTCGAACTGAAGCGTGCGGTCGCGTGA
- a CDS encoding cation transporter: MTQLKIGGMSCGHCQAAVESALKSVDGVEQVRVDLASGTAEVEGDADLEALVAAVQEEGYQATAAGTGTARH, from the coding sequence ATGACTCAGTTGAAGATCGGTGGGATGTCGTGCGGGCACTGCCAGGCGGCGGTGGAGTCGGCCCTGAAGTCGGTAGATGGCGTGGAGCAGGTGCGCGTCGATCTGGCCAGCGGGACCGCGGAAGTCGAAGGCGACGCCGACCTCGAAGCGCTGGTTGCTGCCGTGCAGGAAGAAGGCTACCAGGCTACCGCAGCGGGAACCGGAACCGCTCGGCACTGA